The Moorena producens PAL-8-15-08-1 genomic interval TGAAGGTATTACTTTGAAGGGAGATATAGTCACGGCATCTGTAGTCATTGCCATCTTAAATGCTACAGCCCTGGCATCCATCACTATTCCGATTAATAAACAGAGCACCGCCGCCCCATAACTTATTACCATAGCACGATTGATATTGGTCAGAGCATTTTGACAAACATCACAATCTTTAGTATGAGTTGACCACACATCAAAAAGCTGCATCAAGACAGGTATGAGAGCTATGAAGCTTATACAGTCTACTTTTTAGCTCTCATGTCGCCCCCCCAGGAGAGTGACACAAGAGAGTTATGCTTTGATGAACCGGGTTGATTGAGCAATCACTAAGCATTAGGGGGAGGGTTGAGCATCAGGGGGAGGGTTGGTCAGTCGCCAATAGTGATGCCAAGTTGGTTTCCCCCAGGTGCGATTGATGCTCACAAAAACTTCCGCCCCGTTAAAAGAGTTATTGTTATGAGTCCCTAGGGCATACTCGGGGAAATCTTTTGCTTGGATGGCGTAATTGTCGGGATCGGCGCTGACTGGAACAAGTACCCAGGACTGTAAACTATTGTTTTCATCGCGCCGTTGCATCCTTGGGAATCCGTCTCTCGCAGGGTCATCTGGCGCTTGGAGATACAACGGATCGGGGCGAGCCGACGATTCATTGTCAAAGGTTTGGATTAAGTAAGTTCCATCGGTCTGCTTGACTAGATTCCACAGGTGTACGATGTTCCCTGTGTTAGTAACAGGACTATGTAGTCTGGCGATCTCGACTCTCCAGGTGTTGTTCAATGTCGCACCATTAGCTCTGAAATAAGCACCCGACACTTGGTGAATTAACATCCAGGTACCGGAACGATCATCTGGGCGTGGCATGGGAATTTCCTCTACTGTAATTTTAACGGTTTTGCCGCCAACGACTTCTCCATCAGCAATGACATCAAGGGAGCCACTAAAGACCTGCTCCTCGTAGGTGGCTTCTACTGTGCCAATCCAGTCAACGTTAAAGCTAATTTCATGGTCTTGATCTCTACTGAGGGGACCATAACCATCGCTAGGTGCGATCGCCACGACAAATGGTGCGGTAGCACCGCTGGCTACCAGACTGACATTGCCGATTGAGGTGATCTGTGCGGCCAATTCAGTTTTGATCGTCTCCACAATCGTATTGGCACTGACATCTTGGACAATTTTGCCACCCGTAGCCTTGGCGATCCTTGTCCCTTGTTCGGGGGTGCCGCCCGGATCGCCGCAGAATGGCTGATACCCTATAGCTTTCTCTTTGGGATCGTCGTCCAGCCCCGCCGGAGCACCAGTGCTGCTCAAACTGAGGGCTAGCACCTTGATCTTTTCTGCCACTAGCTTTTCGGTAACCGATGCCTCGGTGATGTCGTAGGATAGACCGGATATTTGCTGGCATACTGCGTCGTGACCAGCTGCGTCACCAAACCAGACGATAATCCGCCGAGAATCAGCACGCCAACCAATCGTGCCACCTGGTGCTTCGGCAAGCTGATCGAGGGCGTAAAACTGAGCCTCGGGAACGTCTCTACCTCCAGTGACCTCCCAGGTATCGATGGCTGCTTGGATCTCGGCTGTGTTGGCACTCAGGCTATGCTGGTGCAGGAAGGCGTAGGGATGTCTGCCAGAATCTGGAGCCGGAAAATCTTTGTATTCGCCAACCCCGAACTGGACATCGGCTCCTAGTGCTCCAATTTGGGTGAGAACACCCGATATACCAACTTTGACCGCATCGATCGCATCCCTCATGCTACTGGTCGTGTCGGCGAGAAAATAGGCGTCTACTTTCGGGACTATCCCAGATTTCGGGATAGTCACCTTCACCACTTCAGCGAAGGTCTGATCTTTTGACAGAGTCAGATCATTCGTCGCGGGTGAAACCTGAATCGGAATACTCATTAATTGAATATCTCCTTTGCATTTAAGTAAAAATTTTTGCCTTCAACAGGCATAATTTCCAACGGTCGTCTGATCTAGTATTTACCTCCTTTCTTTTACATTGACGATAACAGTTGTTCGCGTTTGACTTCTCCTTAATATAAATAACCATAACGTTAAAATCGCCGTAAATAATTATCTGTCCCAACCTACACCTTTGTCAATACCCAAATCTCAATTATTTTCCAGGGTAAGCGCAAGAAGGAATAAGCATATCCTTATTGATAAAAAGACCGCGTCATTCTCAACAAATTAACTCTATTGCGAGTACAGTTCTACGAGATTATAGGGGTTTCGAGCCACGATCAACCGATATCCAGCCAATGCACATTATGAGCCATTTTTTCTTGCGCTTACCCTGGAGCAGGGAGCAGGGAGAAGAAAATTGAAATTGAAGGTACTTCATCACGTATGATAAACGCGCTAAGTTACCAAGTTAAAAAAGAAATTCTAGAAATATTACTGATTGATAAAAAAAATGATGATGAAGTTGATAAACAACTGAAAAGAAAGTATTAATTTTTAAAATTAGACCCCACCGCTGCACTCAAACGCGATTGGCCTACGGCCAAGCTACGCGAACGCACTAAATTTTCAAGAATATTAAGGAGCGTAGGGGTAGGCTGTGCTCAAAACCGATCAGATTAGCTTTTCATCGGAGGAAAACACTGCCCACCACCAACAAAAAAAGGAAAAAAAAAGTTACTTCTCTAAATCATAACACAATTGATCCCACTGGTGGGCAGTGCTGGCGGACTAATTCAAAAGCTGATCATCGCCAAGGTCAGCACTGCCCACCCTACTCTGCTCTGTGATCTCTGGTGGGCAGTGGTTGTACCCAATTGAAAACCTGATCATCGGCAAAGTAAGCACTGCCCACCCTACATCTCCCGACTCCCGACTCCCGATTCCCGACTCCCGACTCCCAGAATATATTAAAATATGTAAAGAAACTGAAAGGATAAGGGAGAATGCGCTTAGCAATCGTTGGTGCGGGGCTCGCGGGCATGGCCACAGCAGTAGAGTTAGTGGATGCTGGTCATGAGGTGGAAATTTTTGAATCCCGTCCCTTTGTGGGGGGAAAGGTGGGCAGCTGGGTAGATAAGGATGGCAATCACATCGAAATGGGGTTGCATGTCTTCTTTGGCTGCTATTACAACCTGTTTGAGCTGATGAAAAAGGTGGGAGCGTTCCAGTTTCTGCGCCTGAAGGAGCATACTCACACCTTTATTAATAATGATGGACGCAAGGGTGAGCTAGACTTTCGCTTCATTACTGGTGCTCCCTTTAATGGCCTAAAAGCGTTTTTCACCACCTCCCAACTCTCCCTCCAGGATAAGCTGCAAAACTCCATTGCTCTGGGGATTAGCCCTCTGGTGCGTGGCTTGATAGATTTCGATGGCGCAATGAAAACGATTCGTGACCTAGATGCGGTCAGTTTTGCTGATTGGTTTCGCGGTCATGGTGGTTCCGACGGTAGTTTAAAGCGGATGTGGAATCCTATTGCCTATGCTCTGGGTTTCATTGATACCGAGAACATTTCTGCCCGTTGTATGCTAACCATATTCCAGTTATTTGCCGCTAGAACCGAAGCATCGGTACTACGAATGCTGGAAGGCTCTCCTCATGAGTACCTCCATAAACCAATTATTAACTATTTAGAGGAAAGAGGAGCAAAAATCCACACTCGCCGCCAAGTCAGGGAAATTCTATTTACGGAAACCCCAGAGGAAACCCGAGTCACTGGTTTAGTAATTGCCAAAGGGGAAACCGAAGAAACCATTACCGCTGATGCCTATGTCTGTGCCGTTGATGTGCCTGGTGTTCAACGGCTGTTACCGAAATCATGGCGCAAGTGGTCCGATTTCGATAATATCTACAAGCTGGATACGGTACCAGTGGCCACGGTCCAACTACGATTTGATGGCTGGGTCACAGAGCTTCATGATGCCGAGAAACGCCAGCAACTCCAAGAAGCAGCAGGGATGGATAATCTACTGTATACTCCCGATGCTGATTTTTCCTGCTTTGCTGATTTAGCACTGACTAGTCCTGGTGACTATTACAAAGCCGGTGAAGGGTCACTGATGCAGTTGGTACTAACCCCAGGAGACCCATTTATCCGACAAAGTAATGATGCGATCGCAAAACATGTGCTTCACCAAGTCCATAACTTGTTTCCCTCCTCACGAGACTTGACCATGACCTGGTCTAGTGTCGTAAAACTCGCTCAGTCTCTATACCGGGAAGCCCCTGGCATGGACCCCTATCGCCCTAACCAAAAGACCCCAATCCCTAATTTCTTCCTAGCCGGTAGCTATACCCAACAAGACTATATCGATAGTATGGAAGGAGCTACCCTATCCGGGCGTCGTGCTGCTAAGGCGATTGAGTCTTTGGTTAGTTGAACTAGGTAATAGGTAATAGGTAATAGGTAATAGGTAATAGGTAATAGGGAAAGAGTGGGAGTTTGGGGAGATGGGGAGATGGGGAGATGGGGAGATGGGCAATACTGGCTGGATTTTGGATAAATCCCCCCAATCCCCGTCGGGATACCCCTCCCGTCCCCCGCGCGGAAGGGGGAAGCTAGAAGAGCCATAGCCTTTTTGTTCATGGGCAGGGGCTATTATTCCCCCCTTTCTAAGGGGGGTTAGGGGGGATCTCCACCTCACTGCATCGCTTTTATGATATTGTTGCGGTCAATTCTTGTTTCTTTTGCCTCTTGCCTTTTGCCTCTTGCCTTTTGCCTAACAACTGCAGCGAAGTCAAAAATAATACTTTAAGAACCCATTAAACCCCATGTCTGATTGGCTGGAACATAGTGTACAAGTTGAAGTAGAAGTTCCCATTGAGTTAGCGTGGGATCTTTGGTCAGATTTAGAGCAAATGCCCCGGTGGATGAAGTGGATTGACTCAGTGGAAGTGCTAAAAGAGGATCCTGACTTATCCCGGTGGAAACTTGCTAGTACAGGTTTTGAGTTTAGCTGGCTCTCTCGTATTGTGAAATTAGTCCCACATCAGATTATTCAGTGGGAATCAGTAGATGGTTTGCCCAATCGAGGTGCAGTCCGCTTCTACGACCGTAACGGTAGCAGTATTGTTAAGCTGACCATCGCTTACGACATTCCCGGCATTATTGGTCAGTTAATGGATAACTTATTCTTAGGTAATATAGTTGAATCTACTATCCAGGCAGATTTAGAACGATTCCGGGATTATGCCTTGAAGGTGAAAAGGTAGTAATGGGGAGATGGGGAGAAACGGGAGATGGGGAGATGGGGAGTGTGGGGAGATGGGGAGAAACGGGAGATGGGGAGAAACGGGAGATGGGGAGATGGGGAGAAACGGGAGATTTTTATCAATAGTAATGATTAGGAGACAGAGTTTTTCATAATTATAAGGTACACAGGATTTTTTCCCTATTCCCTATTCCCTATTCCCTGTTCCCTATTCCCTATTCCCTGTTCCCTGTTCCCTGTTCCCTGTTCCCTGTTCCCTGTTCCCTAAAACCCAGGAATCTGTACCTCACCCAAGTTAAAATTACTCTTCAAGTTTCCCCAGCATGGTACGAACTACGAACCAAAGGACCGGAACGAACATGGGCAAATCCCATATCCCGCGCGATCGCACCTAGCTCATCAAACTCTTCCGGTGTCCAGTATTTTTGTACCGGCAGATGTTGGAGAGAGGGACGCATATATTGACCGAGGGTGATGCGATCGCATCCAATTTTACCTAAATCGGCCATCGCCTCTATTACTTCTGCTTTGGTTTCCCCATGGCCCAACATTAATCCGGACTTAGTGGGAATGGCGGGATTGAGTTGTTTGACAATGCTGAGCACATCTAGCGATCGCTGATATTGTGCTCCCCGGCGCACCTTGCCCTGTAAGCGCTGCACTGTTTCAATATTGTGGTTGTAACAGGCTGGCTTGGCCTCCACCACCGTGGCTATCCGTTGCTGTTGCAACTCTGCTGAGGTTTGATCCTGCTCACCTTTACCCCCCCAGAAATCTGCGGTTAGCACTTCTATCTCAGTACCTGGATTGAGTTGGCGGATCGCATCCATGGTAGCGACAAACCAACCGGCACCCTGGTCTGGCAAATCATCCCGAGCCACAGAGGTCAGCACCACATACCGCAACCCCAACAACTGTACCGATTCCGCCACTTTCTGCGGCTCCTCTGGGTCAAGGGCCATGGGAGCATGACCTTTATCTACTTGACAAAATGCACAAGACCGTGTACACGTCGGTCCCATCAACAAAAATGTAGCGGTTTTCTGAGAATAGCACTCACCTCGGTTCGGGCAACGTCCCTCTTCACAAATGGTGTGAATCTGCCGTTGTTTAATAATCCGCTGCACCGTTGAGATGTCACTAGCATTACCAATCGGACGTCGCAACCAAGACGGGAGTGCAGTAATTTCTGAACGCCATTGTTTTTGTGTAGTCATGGGGAGTCGAGAGTGTGGGGAGATGGGGAGATGGGGAGATGGGGAGATGGGGAGATGGGGAGATAGGGAGATGTAATAAGTAGTTGCTGATCGATAAGAAGGTATTTTTGAAATGATTATTCTGGCATAACCAGCTATTATAGCGTTTCTAGGATTTATGAGGTACGCTTTTCAAACTCAAAGTCCCCCTTATTAAGGGGGATAATGGGGGATCTCTTTGTACCTCATGGCATAGCGATGCAGCGCGGTCTTGGGGAGGCAGCGCGGTCTTGGGGGTCTCCCCCATGAGCGACTGCCGTGGTTTCCCCCATGAGCGACTGCATCAAGACAGAGAATTGCTATATACAGTATTTTTCAATCCTATCAGGTAAACAGGATTTTTGGTGTTGCTTATTATTGGAATAATTTTGGCGTTGCTGAATTAAGGAATGAAGGGCGATTATCTGATTTTATTGCAGCCCCCGTTGGTCCCCCAACTTTGATACTGCTGGCGAATTTAACATTTAGAAATATCAGCCGGGAGACAGAAGTCTTTGTAGCCCCCCAACCCCCAATTTTGGGGGAGCATGAACTTAAAGTTCCCCATCTGCCACCCTTGTGTAAACAAATATTGATTTCGCCAGCAGTATCAACTTTGCGGTGCGACCCAAGGGCGATTTACTCGCCCATTGGAAAGCGCACCGAGAGGGACTTTGATAGTTTTGTTCCCCCCAGAATTGGGGGGCTAGGGGGGCGTGCGCCATACTCAGAATCAGCAACGCCCTTACCTCTTACCTGCTCCCCACTCCCGATTCCCGATTCCCGACTCCCGATTCCCCTCTTTAAACAGAAAACCCCAATAGCTGGGGTTTCTCTATCAGAATCAAATGTGTCAAAAAAGTCTCAGAGCGGGCAAGGGTCGGGCGAACAGCTTACCGTGCCAGGTAACCGAAGACCCCGAAGTCGCTCGGGTTTCCCGCAAATTTATCGCAGCCAATCGACCGCCCACCACCGATAAAAAAGACTTTTGAGATAATTAGCCATTTCTGTGATAGAGTGAGTACTACTCGTCCCCGTCCCCCGCAAAAGGATAACATTTCCATACTCCCCCCTGAGATGGGGTGATTGACCCCCCGGAACGCACCCAGCCCTCATCCAGGGTAGTTTCTTCCAAGCCAGGGATGGGCTTAGCGGTAGTGGAACGTACGATCGGGGATTTTTGCTTTGGCAATAAATTCTTTTTGCCCATAACAGCCACTCTGCATAAAGATCTTCTGTGGTCAACAATACCATCGGGTCTGGGGGTCGAGTCAAGTTGGCTTTACAATTATTAAGAATTGAGAATTAAGAATTAAGAATTGAGAATTAAGAATTAAGAATTAAGAATTAAGAATTGAGAATTAAGAATTGATTCGATTCGGTTAGGATTTTTTCTTTCACAACCTTCACCATTACCGTAGCTAGAATATCACTATATCTTGATCACTACCCTAAATTATATATAGCAATTCTGTTTCCCATGAGGTACAAAGAGATCCCCCTAAATCCCCCTTAACAAGGGGGACTTTGAGCTTGATAAATATACCTCATACATGCAATCAACGCTATATAAATTCTTAATTATTCATTCTCAATTCTCAATTCTCAATTCTACTTGGTGGTGCGTTACGGTGCGGGCTATCCTAATACTGGCTACGAAGTGGAAAATTAGGGCAAGCCCGCCCCTAACGCACCCTACATTCTCAATTCTACATTCTACATTCTTCATTCTCAATTCTTCATTCTTAATTATCCTTTTGCCCGACGATACCAACCCACAATCCGGTGAGGAGAAACGCCCAAATGATAAGCAACGATCACCATTTGGTTAATTAATGTAGTTTTCACAACCCCTAAGGTCTGCCAGCGGCGTCCTGATGTTAAGACAGGTTGATTAAGGATAGTTATTTTACCTAGGTGGCGGAGGCGTCGCATCAAGTCAAAATCTTCCATAATCGGTAGAT includes:
- the zds gene encoding 9,9'-di-cis-zeta-carotene desaturase — its product is MRLAIVGAGLAGMATAVELVDAGHEVEIFESRPFVGGKVGSWVDKDGNHIEMGLHVFFGCYYNLFELMKKVGAFQFLRLKEHTHTFINNDGRKGELDFRFITGAPFNGLKAFFTTSQLSLQDKLQNSIALGISPLVRGLIDFDGAMKTIRDLDAVSFADWFRGHGGSDGSLKRMWNPIAYALGFIDTENISARCMLTIFQLFAARTEASVLRMLEGSPHEYLHKPIINYLEERGAKIHTRRQVREILFTETPEETRVTGLVIAKGETEETITADAYVCAVDVPGVQRLLPKSWRKWSDFDNIYKLDTVPVATVQLRFDGWVTELHDAEKRQQLQEAAGMDNLLYTPDADFSCFADLALTSPGDYYKAGEGSLMQLVLTPGDPFIRQSNDAIAKHVLHQVHNLFPSSRDLTMTWSSVVKLAQSLYREAPGMDPYRPNQKTPIPNFFLAGSYTQQDYIDSMEGATLSGRRAAKAIESLVS
- a CDS encoding SRPBCC family protein; translation: MSDWLEHSVQVEVEVPIELAWDLWSDLEQMPRWMKWIDSVEVLKEDPDLSRWKLASTGFEFSWLSRIVKLVPHQIIQWESVDGLPNRGAVRFYDRNGSSIVKLTIAYDIPGIIGQLMDNLFLGNIVESTIQADLERFRDYALKVKR
- the lipA gene encoding lipoyl synthase; the protein is MRRPIGNASDISTVQRIIKQRQIHTICEEGRCPNRGECYSQKTATFLLMGPTCTRSCAFCQVDKGHAPMALDPEEPQKVAESVQLLGLRYVVLTSVARDDLPDQGAGWFVATMDAIRQLNPGTEIEVLTADFWGGKGEQDQTSAELQQQRIATVVEAKPACYNHNIETVQRLQGKVRRGAQYQRSLDVLSIVKQLNPAIPTKSGLMLGHGETKAEVIEAMADLGKIGCDRITLGQYMRPSLQHLPVQKYWTPEEFDELGAIARDMGFAHVRSGPLVRSSYHAGET
- a CDS encoding cyanobactin class RiPP; its protein translation is MGKKNLLPKQKSPIVRSTTAKPIPGLEETTLDEGWVRSGGSITPSQGGVWKCYPFAGDGDE